The following are from one region of the Rosistilla carotiformis genome:
- a CDS encoding Gfo/Idh/MocA family protein, with the protein MSSSDDYGLSPAKPPAAIDPPVIDYRPPMPRNRDRTIALIGAGGICGSHLQAYRDAGLNVVAIVDRTLSKAEAVRDRYFPNAEAIADYRVLLIRDDVEVFDVTPHPADRLPILEDAIVAGKHLLSQKPLVLDLDDGARLVALAEQHRVRLAVNQNGRWAPHFRYIDQAVRSGLIGDVVSIDFSLQWDQTWIAGIEALERIKHLILFDFGIHWFDITTCWMAAQKPTQVWAATTQRVDQKFRPDALASVVIQYPTAQVRMSFNGHVTRGELDSTTIVGTRGTLRSQGPGLNHQPYIEGFLDAGSYRVPLEGCWFKEGFQGSMGELLSAIEDDRLPEHNARENLDSLALCFAAVQSAETGEAVTIGSVRQLPNGEG; encoded by the coding sequence ATGAGCTCAAGTGACGACTATGGGCTCAGCCCGGCGAAACCGCCGGCCGCGATCGATCCGCCGGTCATCGATTACCGCCCGCCAATGCCACGCAATCGTGATCGCACGATTGCCTTAATTGGTGCGGGTGGGATTTGCGGATCGCATCTCCAGGCCTACCGCGACGCCGGTTTGAACGTCGTCGCGATTGTCGACCGCACGCTTTCCAAAGCCGAAGCGGTGCGAGACCGCTACTTCCCCAACGCCGAAGCAATTGCCGATTACCGGGTGTTGTTGATTCGCGACGATGTGGAAGTCTTCGACGTGACGCCTCATCCCGCCGATCGGTTGCCGATCCTTGAAGATGCGATCGTTGCCGGCAAACATCTATTGAGCCAAAAGCCGCTGGTCTTGGATCTCGACGACGGCGCGCGTTTGGTCGCGCTGGCCGAACAGCACCGCGTGCGTCTGGCGGTGAATCAGAATGGGCGTTGGGCACCTCATTTTCGATACATCGATCAAGCGGTCCGATCGGGACTGATCGGCGATGTTGTGTCGATCGATTTTTCGCTGCAATGGGATCAAACCTGGATCGCTGGTATCGAGGCGTTGGAGCGGATCAAGCATCTGATCCTGTTCGATTTTGGGATCCATTGGTTCGACATCACGACCTGTTGGATGGCCGCCCAAAAGCCAACCCAGGTCTGGGCGGCGACAACCCAGAGGGTTGACCAGAAGTTCCGCCCCGACGCGTTGGCTTCCGTGGTAATCCAATACCCCACCGCTCAGGTCCGGATGTCATTTAATGGGCACGTCACCCGTGGCGAATTGGATTCGACAACGATCGTCGGCACGCGGGGAACGCTGCGATCGCAAGGCCCCGGCTTGAACCATCAACCCTACATCGAAGGCTTTCTCGACGCGGGCTCGTATCGCGTTCCGTTGGAAGGTTGCTGGTTTAAAGAGGGATTTCAAGGATCGATGGGAGAACTGCTGTCGGCCATCGAAGACGATCGATTGCCGGAACACAACGCACGGGAGAACCTCGATTCATTAGCACTCTGCTTTGCCGCCGTGCAAAGCGCCGAAACCGGGGAAGCGGTTACGATCGGCAGCGTGCGTCAGCTTCCCAATGGGGAAGGCTAA
- a CDS encoding HEAT repeat domain-containing protein, which translates to MNHHQSSNPFAYRRQRRFSGWPWWVAIGLVVVLTVFVVPRVCNWFLLNQLTQGIEDLPSGPHSERLQSIGHLGVSGIPVLVQTLAHRDRSVARSSLQVLKNMQDVMMQKGPVDGAACHFELTRQLSERLPEIPNERYPWVNELLTQTLLDTLDIDLQRAKTSYRTATSLLSQIGLPADATADAPTLLTTTSSLPTVASPQPFAAATTGETELLPNLQPLDLQPMESERVATNVLDENMWVDPTRRPATATPPALVETSTLQPEMLTSGPASTAIVQTLPIGGEAPILSAGGYSTDGALEAYSTRAVIDLLSSIRKPLAHAARSELVNRGFQPADLSLAIRLASTNAAVRNSLIDEITQRSDIDPRQWLLWLAEDAERTVRMRALAALGTMTDPNIAKELRTLLSTEQDPAVAARIRQALVR; encoded by the coding sequence ATGAACCACCACCAATCCAGCAACCCGTTCGCCTACCGGCGTCAACGGCGTTTCTCCGGTTGGCCCTGGTGGGTTGCAATCGGTTTGGTCGTCGTTTTGACGGTCTTTGTCGTGCCGCGCGTCTGCAATTGGTTTTTGTTGAACCAGCTTACCCAAGGCATCGAAGATCTTCCATCGGGACCTCACAGCGAACGGTTGCAATCGATTGGGCACTTGGGCGTTTCGGGCATTCCCGTCTTGGTGCAAACCTTGGCCCATCGCGACCGCAGCGTTGCGCGTTCGTCATTGCAGGTCTTAAAAAACATGCAGGACGTGATGATGCAAAAGGGGCCCGTCGATGGGGCCGCGTGCCATTTCGAACTCACCCGTCAATTGTCAGAACGCTTGCCTGAAATTCCGAATGAGCGTTATCCATGGGTGAACGAACTGCTGACCCAGACTTTGCTCGATACGTTGGACATCGACCTGCAACGCGCCAAAACCAGCTACCGCACCGCGACATCGCTGTTGTCGCAGATCGGGTTGCCAGCCGACGCGACCGCCGACGCGCCAACTCTGTTGACCACAACGTCGTCGCTACCAACCGTTGCCTCGCCGCAACCCTTTGCCGCGGCTACAACGGGCGAAACCGAGTTGCTTCCCAATTTGCAACCGTTGGATTTACAGCCGATGGAATCGGAGCGGGTCGCAACGAACGTTCTCGATGAAAACATGTGGGTCGATCCCACCCGACGCCCGGCCACCGCCACACCTCCGGCGTTGGTGGAAACCAGCACGCTGCAACCGGAAATGCTGACAAGCGGCCCCGCATCGACGGCGATTGTCCAAACGTTACCGATTGGCGGGGAGGCACCGATCCTTTCGGCGGGAGGCTACTCGACCGACGGTGCGCTGGAAGCCTATTCGACCCGCGCTGTGATCGATCTGTTGTCCAGCATTCGCAAACCGCTGGCCCATGCGGCGCGCAGCGAACTGGTGAATCGTGGATTTCAGCCCGCCGACCTCAGCTTGGCGATTCGTTTGGCGTCGACCAACGCTGCAGTGCGGAACAGCTTGATCGACGAGATCACGCAACGATCGGACATCGACCCGCGTCAGTGGCTGCTTTGGCTTGCCGAAGATGCCGAACGAACGGTCCGGATGCGTGCCTTAGCCGCATTGGGAACGATGACCGACCCGAACATCGCCAAGGAACTTCGCACGCTGCTGTCCACCGAACAGGATCCGGCCGTGGCCGCTCGGATTCGGCAAGCTTTGGTACGCTAG
- the mnmE gene encoding tRNA uridine-5-carboxymethylaminomethyl(34) synthesis GTPase MnmE — translation MFANEDTIAAIASPPGAAIRGIVRISGPQTTRILQTICPSCDSIPTRASRIRTPIELGPPLGQVDASILLWPNERCYTGMPSAEIHLPGAAPILNAALERLLDHGARMAEPGEFTMRAFLAGRLDLTEAEAVLGVIDADDKRTLDTALRQLSGGLSGPLNQLRTELLNLLAHLEAGLDFVEEDIEFITQAELSSNIQRICHQIEAITEQMTSREAATGPPQVVLRGDPNAGKSSLINALSGQEIAIVSELAGTTRDCVERTIDCGGLAVRVIDTAGIEATDDAINQQAQRLGDRAHEEADLLLVCVDLTQTSLLPWQQTLRTAGADSGNRAAGRPMLFVGTKRDRCQTLPDWVDDDWVLTSSLTDQGIANLKSRIGDRLQTSDVAESSTISSTAVRCRETLAQATDALANAHQVIRDQLGEELVAAELRFALDAIGRVTGVVYTDDILDRIFSEFCIGK, via the coding sequence ATGTTTGCCAACGAGGACACGATCGCCGCGATAGCATCTCCGCCGGGAGCGGCGATTCGTGGAATCGTCCGTATCAGTGGCCCTCAAACGACGCGGATTTTGCAAACGATTTGCCCCAGTTGCGATTCGATTCCCACGCGGGCCTCACGAATCCGCACGCCGATCGAATTGGGGCCTCCCTTAGGACAAGTTGATGCAAGCATTTTGCTGTGGCCCAATGAACGGTGTTACACCGGGATGCCAAGCGCCGAGATTCATCTGCCCGGTGCCGCGCCGATCCTGAATGCCGCCCTTGAGCGTTTGTTGGATCATGGGGCTCGGATGGCCGAACCGGGCGAATTTACGATGCGTGCGTTTTTGGCCGGTCGATTGGACCTGACCGAAGCCGAAGCGGTTTTGGGCGTGATCGATGCCGACGATAAGCGAACGCTTGATACCGCCCTGCGGCAGCTGTCCGGAGGGCTCTCGGGCCCGTTGAACCAATTGCGGACGGAACTGCTGAATTTGCTAGCTCATCTCGAAGCGGGGCTCGACTTCGTCGAAGAGGACATCGAATTCATCACCCAAGCCGAACTATCGTCGAACATTCAACGGATCTGCCATCAGATCGAAGCGATCACCGAACAGATGACCTCGCGTGAAGCCGCAACCGGCCCGCCGCAAGTCGTTTTGCGCGGCGATCCGAATGCTGGCAAAAGTAGCCTGATCAATGCGCTAAGTGGCCAAGAGATTGCAATCGTGTCGGAACTCGCCGGAACGACACGCGATTGTGTGGAACGAACGATCGATTGTGGTGGTCTGGCGGTGCGTGTGATCGATACCGCGGGCATTGAAGCGACCGACGATGCGATCAATCAACAGGCGCAACGATTGGGCGATCGGGCGCACGAAGAAGCCGATCTGTTATTGGTTTGTGTCGATCTCACGCAGACGTCATTGCTGCCGTGGCAGCAAACGCTTCGCACGGCAGGGGCCGATTCGGGGAACCGCGCCGCAGGCCGACCGATGTTGTTCGTTGGCACCAAACGAGACCGTTGCCAAACGTTGCCCGATTGGGTCGACGACGATTGGGTCCTGACCAGCAGCTTGACCGACCAGGGAATTGCGAACTTGAAATCCCGCATCGGCGATCGGTTGCAGACCTCGGACGTTGCCGAATCGAGCACGATTTCGTCGACGGCGGTTCGCTGCCGCGAAACCCTAGCGCAAGCGACCGACGCGTTGGCCAATGCCCATCAAGTGATCCGCGACCAATTGGGAGAAGAGCTGGTGGCTGCGGAGCTTCGCTTTGCGCTCGACGCGATCGGCCGGGTCACGGGTGTGGTTTACACCGACGACATTTTGGATCGCATCTTCAGCGAATTTTGCATCGGCAAATAG
- a CDS encoding type 1 glutamine amidotransferase domain-containing protein → MSALSGHKILVFVGEIYEDLELWYPKLRLIEAGAHVVVAGPEANANYNGKNGYPCTSDVAIAEIDPADFTGLVVPGGFMPDKLRRDPKVLQIVRDFHDAGKPIGAICHGGWIPISAGVYKGIRVTGSPGIKDDLVNAGAIWEDAAVVIDRNHVTSRRPDDLPDFCRGLIEVLAAGDV, encoded by the coding sequence ATGTCTGCATTGAGTGGTCACAAAATCTTGGTCTTTGTCGGCGAGATCTACGAAGACTTGGAACTTTGGTATCCAAAGCTCCGCTTGATCGAAGCGGGTGCCCACGTTGTGGTCGCCGGTCCCGAGGCAAATGCGAATTACAACGGCAAAAACGGCTATCCCTGCACTTCGGATGTCGCCATCGCGGAGATCGATCCGGCCGACTTCACCGGCTTGGTCGTCCCCGGGGGCTTTATGCCCGATAAGCTGCGTCGCGATCCCAAAGTGTTGCAGATCGTCCGCGATTTTCACGATGCCGGGAAACCGATCGGTGCGATCTGTCATGGTGGTTGGATTCCGATTTCCGCCGGCGTCTACAAAGGCATCCGCGTGACGGGGTCTCCTGGGATCAAAGACGATCTGGTCAATGCGGGGGCGATTTGGGAAGATGCCGCCGTCGTGATCGACCGCAATCACGTCACCAGTCGTCGGCCCGACGATCTGCCCGATTTCTGCCGTGGGTTGATCGAAGTGCTTGCCGCGGGGGACGTTTGA
- a CDS encoding TIGR03009 domain-containing protein — translation MMHLIRPIGMLGLLIAATCLAQQPNNGQPQRPSTTTPAAGNTPPQVASQPFPALTAEQQARLDQLLSAWETSSNSTKRLSASFKRWQFRPLQAPKEIHATWARGEVKYQAPAQGMYRVEEMLFFNGFDPEKAPIYKKQANQPGEWWVCTGKELLEFDRANKKCEILELPPEMQGTQIVSSPLPFVFNLHAQEMKDRYWLQELPPKEQGEYWLEAWPKHQKDRAEFLKVMIIIDAKQFLPKALVLFPPNFDQRNNPERDVYEFTDVQRNGNLFSKAMEGIFGQNFIDVSPPADWKIIRNKFNTGTPPKMAQEQGNLPPGQAPQNR, via the coding sequence ATGATGCATTTGATTCGACCGATCGGCATGTTGGGCCTGCTGATTGCAGCAACCTGTTTGGCGCAGCAACCGAACAACGGGCAGCCTCAACGCCCCAGCACCACAACCCCCGCTGCGGGAAACACCCCGCCGCAAGTTGCATCGCAGCCATTCCCCGCCTTGACCGCCGAACAACAAGCCCGATTGGACCAGTTGCTCTCAGCGTGGGAAACGTCCAGCAATTCGACCAAGCGGCTGTCGGCCAGTTTCAAGCGATGGCAATTCCGTCCGCTGCAAGCTCCCAAAGAAATTCACGCCACCTGGGCCCGCGGCGAAGTGAAATACCAAGCGCCCGCGCAAGGAATGTACCGCGTTGAAGAGATGTTGTTCTTCAACGGATTCGACCCCGAGAAGGCACCGATCTACAAGAAGCAAGCCAACCAACCCGGCGAGTGGTGGGTCTGCACGGGAAAAGAACTGCTGGAGTTTGATCGCGCTAACAAGAAGTGTGAGATCTTAGAACTGCCGCCTGAAATGCAAGGGACGCAGATTGTTTCCAGCCCGCTGCCGTTTGTCTTCAACCTGCACGCTCAAGAGATGAAAGATCGCTATTGGTTGCAAGAACTGCCACCCAAGGAGCAGGGCGAATATTGGCTCGAAGCGTGGCCCAAACATCAAAAGGACCGCGCCGAATTCCTGAAGGTGATGATCATCATCGATGCCAAGCAATTCCTGCCGAAGGCCTTGGTCCTGTTTCCGCCAAACTTCGATCAACGCAACAATCCCGAACGGGACGTTTATGAATTCACCGATGTCCAACGCAACGGAAATCTATTCTCCAAAGCGATGGAAGGCATCTTCGGGCAGAACTTCATCGATGTCTCGCCCCCCGCGGATTGGAAAATCATTCGCAACAAGTTCAATACGGGGACACCGCCGAAGATGGCACAAGAACAAGGAAACCTTCCGCCTGGACAAGCCCCTCAAAACCGATAG
- a CDS encoding DUF6655 family protein, whose amino-acid sequence MPARLETYCRVATLTWALASSLLMGCGTTSSRTATDQLLLSDAVDRSITAIDFRPLTGRKVYLDATYVQPVKGLLFVNSDYIISSLRQQIIAAGCLLEDERKDAELIIEARVGTLGADGYQVIYGIPASNALSTAASLVAEAPPVPTIPELSFARRESNEASAKIAAFAYDRETRKAVWQSGISRSESDSRDTWVMGVGPFESGTVRDDTRLAGRNLPFHHDEETPHASNLRTPRPAVDLSDEIRFEDGYPIVPGAPPQPGVMAAGQEAVVLDATQGDELKTVSFEEAAKVSEESSEGKPPGDPPPKPKPKPK is encoded by the coding sequence ATGCCTGCTCGACTGGAAACCTACTGTCGTGTCGCAACGCTAACTTGGGCGTTGGCCAGTTCATTGTTAATGGGTTGCGGCACCACAAGTTCGCGAACCGCAACCGACCAGTTGTTGTTGTCCGACGCGGTCGACCGCAGCATCACGGCGATCGACTTTCGCCCGCTGACCGGCAGAAAGGTCTACCTGGACGCCACCTATGTGCAACCGGTGAAGGGTTTGTTGTTCGTAAACTCGGACTACATTATCAGTTCGCTGCGACAACAGATCATCGCGGCGGGATGCCTATTGGAAGATGAACGCAAGGATGCCGAACTGATCATCGAGGCTCGCGTCGGAACGCTGGGGGCCGATGGCTACCAGGTCATCTATGGAATTCCCGCCAGCAACGCGTTGTCGACAGCCGCTTCGCTAGTCGCTGAGGCGCCGCCGGTTCCCACGATCCCAGAACTCTCGTTCGCGCGACGTGAATCGAACGAAGCGTCCGCAAAAATCGCAGCATTCGCCTACGACCGCGAAACTCGCAAAGCCGTCTGGCAGTCGGGAATCTCACGCAGCGAATCGGACTCCCGCGACACATGGGTAATGGGCGTTGGGCCGTTCGAAAGCGGAACCGTTCGAGACGACACGCGGTTGGCCGGACGGAACCTGCCATTTCACCACGACGAAGAAACCCCGCATGCCAGCAATCTGCGGACGCCGCGTCCCGCTGTGGATTTATCCGATGAAATCCGGTTTGAAGATGGGTATCCGATCGTCCCCGGTGCACCGCCACAACCAGGCGTGATGGCGGCAGGCCAAGAGGCGGTTGTGCTCGACGCGACGCAAGGCGATGAACTGAAAACCGTCTCGTTTGAAGAGGCGGCCAAGGTCTCCGAGGAATCGAGCGAAGGAAAACCGCCCGGCGATCCACCGCCGAAACCAAAACCGAAACCAAAGTAG
- a CDS encoding glycosyltransferase family 9 protein, with product MSNNPYHILITRLSAIGDCIATMPLAAAIKQAMPQSKITWAVSCAAKQLLDICPDVDRVIVVPKRYLRQPSELLAMRRMLRQEPIDCVLDPQSLTKSAALGWLSGARLRIGFAKPRGRELAPWLNTVSVDGDPERHLIDAQATLLKPIDIVPSKPQFHLNIPDETLAWAKQHVQECVDHPSPVIINPGAGWDSRLWPTERYAEVATWLHREHQIPTLVVWAGDRERGFAEEICSASNGIAKVAGDTSLVQLAAVLKQAKLFLSSDTGPMHLAVAVGTRCLSLHGPTRPELSGPYGPQHLSIQKARFDGSSRERRGADNWSMQAIPVAEVCAGLTQMLSMSSRAAA from the coding sequence ATGTCGAACAATCCCTATCACATCTTGATTACTCGCTTGTCCGCGATCGGCGATTGCATCGCGACGATGCCATTGGCCGCGGCGATTAAGCAAGCGATGCCACAGTCCAAGATCACCTGGGCGGTATCGTGTGCCGCAAAGCAGCTGTTGGATATCTGCCCCGATGTGGACCGCGTGATCGTGGTGCCCAAACGCTACCTGCGCCAGCCGAGCGAATTGCTGGCGATGCGTCGGATGCTTCGACAGGAACCGATCGACTGTGTCTTGGATCCGCAAAGCCTCACGAAAAGCGCGGCCCTGGGATGGTTGAGTGGCGCTCGATTGCGGATTGGATTCGCCAAACCGCGAGGCCGCGAACTGGCCCCCTGGTTGAACACCGTTTCCGTCGATGGAGATCCCGAACGGCATTTGATCGACGCCCAGGCGACGCTTCTGAAGCCCATCGATATCGTGCCGTCGAAGCCGCAATTCCACCTAAACATCCCCGACGAAACGCTTGCCTGGGCAAAACAACATGTCCAGGAATGCGTCGACCATCCCAGCCCCGTGATCATCAATCCGGGAGCCGGTTGGGACAGCCGGTTGTGGCCGACCGAGCGCTACGCCGAGGTGGCCACTTGGCTGCATCGCGAACATCAAATCCCGACCTTGGTTGTATGGGCTGGGGATCGTGAACGCGGTTTCGCCGAAGAGATTTGCTCGGCCTCCAACGGCATTGCCAAGGTAGCAGGGGACACGTCGCTGGTGCAATTGGCGGCGGTCTTGAAACAGGCGAAGTTGTTTCTCAGCAGCGACACTGGGCCGATGCATCTGGCGGTTGCCGTGGGAACCCGATGCTTATCGCTGCACGGACCGACGCGTCCCGAATTGTCGGGGCCTTATGGACCGCAACACCTTTCGATTCAGAAGGCGCGTTTCGATGGCAGCAGCCGCGAACGGCGTGGCGCCGACAATTGGTCGATGCAGGCGATTCCGGTTGCCGAGGTCTGTGCCGGATTGACACAAATGCTCAGCATGTCGTCGCGGGCTGCTGCGTGA
- a CDS encoding D-TA family PLP-dependent enzyme — translation MNWKDIPGLDGVESPGLLIDADAVQQNIDRMIEIVGGPDHVDRLFPHVKTHKIPEITRMQVDAGITKFKAATLSEAQMAATAGAREVLIAHQLVGPKVDRLATLIDDFPNTQFAVLVDDPHAADAINQKCGDAENPLDAYIDIDCGMHRTGILLGNPSDALRAHLDSLSGLRYAGLHVYDGHLHDPDLQVRTEKVKEILGKVARHEQQHPSPRVIVGGSPTFGIWAAETSWHCSPGTTLLWDFGYGNAHPDLPMTVAAALISRVISKPGEGKICIDLGHKSISAEMPLEKRFQFPDLPDAQPIGQSEEHLVLQTPNAASLHVGDIVIAIPRHICPTVALHSHATVVRGGRVTGERWRVTARDR, via the coding sequence ATGAATTGGAAAGACATCCCAGGCCTCGACGGCGTTGAATCTCCCGGACTGCTCATCGATGCCGACGCGGTTCAACAGAACATCGATCGGATGATCGAAATTGTCGGTGGCCCCGACCACGTCGACCGCCTGTTCCCTCACGTCAAGACGCATAAGATCCCCGAGATCACCCGGATGCAGGTCGATGCGGGGATCACAAAATTTAAAGCCGCCACGTTATCGGAAGCTCAAATGGCCGCTACCGCTGGCGCCCGTGAGGTCTTGATTGCGCATCAATTGGTCGGCCCCAAGGTCGACCGTCTAGCAACTTTGATCGACGATTTCCCGAACACTCAATTTGCGGTTCTAGTTGACGACCCACACGCGGCTGATGCAATCAATCAAAAGTGTGGCGACGCCGAGAATCCATTGGATGCCTACATCGACATCGATTGCGGGATGCATCGAACCGGGATTCTCTTGGGCAACCCAAGCGATGCATTGCGAGCGCATCTGGATTCGCTGTCGGGGCTGCGTTACGCCGGCTTACACGTTTACGACGGCCACCTGCACGATCCCGACTTGCAAGTCCGCACCGAAAAAGTCAAAGAGATCCTTGGCAAAGTCGCTCGCCACGAGCAGCAACACCCGTCGCCACGGGTGATCGTTGGTGGATCGCCCACGTTTGGCATCTGGGCCGCCGAAACCTCGTGGCATTGCAGTCCTGGGACCACTTTGTTGTGGGATTTCGGATACGGAAACGCCCACCCCGATCTACCGATGACCGTTGCTGCGGCACTGATTTCCCGAGTCATCAGCAAGCCGGGCGAGGGGAAAATCTGCATCGATCTGGGCCACAAATCGATCTCCGCAGAGATGCCGTTAGAGAAACGATTCCAATTCCCCGACCTGCCCGATGCCCAACCGATCGGACAAAGCGAAGAGCATTTGGTCCTGCAAACGCCAAACGCCGCGTCGCTTCATGTCGGGGATATCGTGATCGCCATCCCTCGCCATATTTGCCCAACGGTCGCGTTGCATTCGCATGCAACCGTGGTCCGTGGAGGCCGGGTGACGGGGGAACGATGGCGCGTGACCGCTCGCGACCGGTAA
- a CDS encoding helix-turn-helix domain-containing protein: protein MKKQTRPVEVTIPAWGVFVLESHHAADFQMEPSRHPFLEIFHVMQGRGTIRIGKRQVACQADDTVIIPPGDEHSIVDDPQDPLSIYGVCIATQLYAWHDAAAQWCKPGLRSVNKLALPGIRDNLRRMLYEQSVPRRGSELTIAGLAIQLLGTLAGDRGPGSLPAADSPSMHGHAQAVAQYIEQLRAHFFDASDIDSAAQKLGISRRRFTELFRQATGQTWLQFLTDRRVEHACHLLKQTDRTVVSIAFECGFEDLSSFYRAFNRRMHVAPNKWRQR, encoded by the coding sequence GTGAAAAAGCAAACGCGTCCGGTCGAGGTGACAATCCCCGCATGGGGCGTGTTTGTTTTGGAAAGTCATCACGCCGCCGACTTCCAAATGGAACCGTCTCGCCATCCCTTCCTGGAGATCTTCCATGTGATGCAGGGACGCGGGACGATTCGAATCGGAAAACGCCAGGTCGCCTGCCAAGCCGACGATACGGTAATCATCCCGCCGGGGGACGAACATTCGATCGTCGACGATCCCCAAGATCCGCTTTCGATCTACGGCGTCTGCATCGCGACGCAGCTATACGCCTGGCACGATGCTGCCGCGCAGTGGTGCAAGCCTGGGCTGCGATCGGTCAACAAACTCGCGCTGCCGGGAATCCGCGACAACCTGCGTCGGATGCTGTACGAGCAATCGGTTCCGCGTCGCGGCAGCGAACTAACGATCGCCGGCCTGGCGATTCAACTGCTGGGAACCTTGGCGGGCGATCGCGGACCGGGATCGTTGCCAGCCGCAGACAGCCCCTCGATGCACGGGCATGCCCAAGCGGTCGCTCAATATATCGAACAACTGCGCGCCCACTTCTTCGACGCGTCGGATATCGATTCCGCCGCGCAAAAACTGGGAATCAGCCGCCGCCGCTTCACGGAACTGTTTCGCCAAGCGACCGGTCAAACGTGGCTGCAATTCCTAACCGACCGACGCGTCGAACATGCCTGTCATCTGCTGAAACAGACCGATCGGACCGTCGTCTCGATCGCTTTCGAGTGTGGCTTCGAAGATCTGTCGAGCTTCTATCGCGCGTTCAACCGACGAATGCACGTCGCGCCAAACAAGTGGCGTCAGCGCTAA
- a CDS encoding DUF1559 domain-containing protein, with protein MTIQKSKSAFTLVELLVVIAIIGILVGLLLPAVQAAREAARRMQCSNNLKQLGLALHNYHDTFKTFPPALLGSGRYNSASYHAAHGGVKNTTGWALLLPFFEQSTIADKYNYDVCSSSSSPYGLAVVGDDSINDGLYNTRLDVLECPSDPSAGRVWSVEVGGTGFYSRRDAIQTSYLFSTGGFTDYSAPWETYSSDVRQGVFGNDGAAKFASMTDGTSMTIAIGEATGGPFKTSSSYGPWGMTGTHTCCHGYLPGGSSTELTQAYAASYTQNWSINGAYNNDSLGRTYAWVFGSKHPGGASFVYADGSVHLLTETMNYMTLQQLGYIRDGQPLPSDY; from the coding sequence ATGACTATTCAGAAATCGAAGTCGGCGTTCACATTGGTCGAATTGTTAGTCGTGATCGCCATCATTGGCATTTTGGTTGGACTATTGCTCCCCGCGGTACAGGCCGCTCGAGAAGCAGCACGCCGGATGCAATGCAGCAACAACCTGAAACAACTCGGCCTAGCGCTGCACAACTACCACGACACCTTCAAGACGTTTCCACCGGCATTGTTGGGATCGGGACGCTACAACAGCGCCAGCTATCACGCGGCGCACGGCGGGGTCAAAAACACGACCGGATGGGCACTGCTGTTACCCTTCTTTGAGCAGTCGACGATCGCCGACAAGTACAATTACGATGTCTGCTCCAGCAGCTCCAGCCCCTACGGGCTCGCTGTCGTGGGGGACGATTCGATCAACGATGGCCTCTACAACACGCGGCTCGACGTTCTCGAATGCCCATCGGATCCAAGCGCCGGCCGCGTATGGTCCGTGGAAGTCGGCGGAACCGGATTCTATTCGCGCCGCGATGCGATCCAAACCAGCTATCTATTCAGCACAGGCGGCTTCACCGACTACAGCGCCCCATGGGAAACCTATTCCAGCGACGTACGCCAAGGCGTCTTCGGCAATGACGGAGCGGCCAAATTTGCCAGCATGACCGACGGCACGTCGATGACGATCGCCATTGGCGAAGCAACCGGTGGTCCGTTCAAGACATCGTCCAGCTACGGACCTTGGGGCATGACCGGGACGCACACCTGCTGCCACGGCTATCTTCCCGGCGGCAGTTCCACCGAACTGACCCAAGCCTACGCCGCTTCTTACACGCAAAACTGGAGCATCAACGGGGCTTACAATAACGATTCGTTGGGACGGACCTACGCATGGGTCTTCGGCAGCAAGCATCCCGGCGGAGCAAGCTTTGTTTATGCCGATGGTTCGGTTCACCTGCTGACCGAAACGATGAACTACATGACGCTGCAACAACTGGGCTACATCCGCGACGGACAGCCTTTACCGTCGGACTACTAA
- a CDS encoding transthyretin-like family protein produces the protein MFLFVLTAVSSGCGPGSNEPPTVSVRGTVTLGGKPLEGANVYYFSEQYSSAGKTDAAGVYELTKGALPGENTVYISKISVPEGALAGPDGGVDEGQLMAMAGDPALARSKSGPKEIVPVKYSDPSKTELTITVPEPGTEAANFALEAK, from the coding sequence ATGTTTCTATTTGTTCTCACCGCCGTTAGTTCCGGTTGCGGTCCCGGGTCCAACGAACCGCCGACGGTAAGCGTGCGGGGCACCGTGACCCTTGGCGGAAAACCTCTCGAAGGGGCCAACGTCTACTATTTCAGCGAGCAATACAGCAGTGCGGGCAAGACCGACGCGGCGGGTGTTTATGAGCTGACTAAAGGCGCTTTGCCCGGCGAAAACACCGTCTACATCAGCAAGATATCGGTCCCCGAGGGCGCTCTGGCGGGCCCCGACGGCGGAGTCGACGAGGGGCAGTTGATGGCGATGGCTGGCGATCCAGCACTCGCGCGATCGAAGTCGGGGCCCAAGGAAATCGTCCCCGTAAAATATAGCGATCCGAGCAAGACGGAGTTAACGATTACAGTCCCCGAACCGGGAACCGAAGCTGCCAACTTTGCCTTGGAAGCGAAATAG